One Candidatus Abawacabacteria bacterium DNA window includes the following coding sequences:
- a CDS encoding cob(I)yrinic acid a,c-diamide adenosyltransferase yields MIQIYTGKGKGKTTAGLGLAIRAFGQGLKVAIIYFDKGGEDYGERKILSQIGLDFFPTGLNRRNSDGSFRFSITPEDTLEAERGLTLATTLLTKGYDLLVLDEINSTVALKMLSTAAVCDFIKKVPSTMEVVLTGRNVPEEMMALADLITEMKPIKHYMEKGVPARRGIEF; encoded by the coding sequence ATGATTCAAATTTATACTGGTAAAGGCAAAGGGAAAACCACCGCTGGCTTGGGATTGGCAATACGAGCATTTGGCCAAGGACTCAAAGTAGCTATTATCTATTTTGATAAAGGTGGCGAAGATTACGGTGAAAGAAAGATTTTGAGCCAAATCGGTTTAGACTTTTTTCCTACCGGTCTAAATCGACGCAATAGTGATGGATCATTTCGATTTTCTATCACCCCAGAGGACACCCTAGAAGCAGAAAGAGGCTTAACTTTAGCTACTACATTACTAACTAAAGGCTACGACCTTTTAGTACTCGATGAAATTAATTCTACTGTTGCTCTAAAAATGCTAAGCACGGCAGCAGTTTGTGATTTTATCAAAAAAGTCCCCAGTACCATGGAAGTAGTACTGACTGGCCGTAATGTCCCAGAAGAAATGATGGCATTGGCAGATCTGATTACCGAGATGAAACCAATTAAGCACTATATGGAAAAAGGTGTGCCAGCAAGACGGGGCATTGAGTTTTAA